The nucleotide window ggtgggtaatcgtcatcgtcatcaaTCCACTCGTTACGGGTGTCGGCGTAACGTGGATCTATATGagtagcaaaaggtgcacggtcgaacaGCACCGACACAGGATCAGGAAAtggtgcaacaacaggatcctctatCAAGAGTGGGGCGTCAGCAGGCGCGTCAGCAGCGGGTACATCATCAACAAAAAGTGCAATGGCTGGTGCATcatcatgaacagggtcatgctctaatgcagggTCAGGAGCAGCTAAAGGCTctggggccacagcaggctccgggTCAACAAAATCCATATCGAAATCAGCTGGATCACCAAACAAGGATCGATAGGGGCTACAGGCTCCTCTAGGGGCTGGTCTAAGTGAATGAACTCGATATCCTGGTCGGGATCAAAAccagggggaaagacaggatcaaaatcatcgtcaacctcgtgatcaaactcaaagtcgTGTGCGGGAGCAGGTGCAGCTGATAACGCCATGTCAGGGTCGGCGTCTGAAGAGTGATGCTGCACTCCTTGAGCGTGTAAGGACttagatgccacagactcaaaggaatctgggacaggtgaatcAGCTGGAAGCTCCTCTGCAGGGGCCTCTGCAATGGGTAAAATGACATCAGCAACAataggggccccgccctcatggtcagcctcaggtgggtcctcctcaaacagatcgatgtCGTCGTCAGAAACAACATCGAGTGGCATATCTACGACGGGATAAGCAGCAAGCggtataggagcagggatcaccttAAGTGGTAAGTCCCCAGCGGgaaggccatcagcaggctcagcTCCGAtgtcaggcagcgcaaagggctggaaatcgtcgtcaTCGGTACTGGTGGTGTCGAAAGTGTAGACCTCTCGCTCTGACGAAACTCTGTCATCTGATACGATCGCCATAGGATCTAAAGTGTCTAAAACTCCCGTGTCTGAGGATGatggcatgatgtctgtaacacaaccacacatatgcataAATAATCATaagatcaaataaacatgtaagtcatcATAAAGCAAataagtaatcatcctagtctcactggactaccctcccagcctctcagactgaacctcctagtctctcagactaactccctggcctcacaaaccaaaacctccccaatctcaaagattggcccctcagtctacATGATTGAACCTCCCTAGCCtttagggctgaactccctcagtctcctggactgaaccataaattttgaaaaaagtgCTCATACTTTTTGTTCGTATAAATGTTTTGTATCCGGGATCTGGAtgtaatgtatgcaatgtaaaaatgttttcgtgagagccctagtgatcatagtctagactcgagaaggaatcctagttcgctatgatcaatgctctgataccaagctgtcacaccctggctttttggaagcgtgggtttatttggtgtgacttcttaataccttagcacaatcacaacaatgctatatgaaaataaaaccatgatgttcatccattaattcaagttttaaaaataaaatacgacaacattgttttcaaaagtcgacacatgcaaAGGATTACAACATGACagaataaaaatattgttcatacgacacaaccaaaagacatgaataaaacacagtttaagacttgtgacttgtccaggaaaaagtcataatccctaaactcggatgacatcatttctcctacgcagcttgatgacatagcataccttgctagatccctaatttcctgaaatacatgtaatttgaaaaatcaacaaaaagttaaacgagttcatgtaaaagtgagtatgagtaaacctttaaagtatgtataaaagtctctggtatgtagcaataaggaaaaagagatcaccaatgggttgcaaagccactggtatgtgtgagaaagtgcagggaaactcaaacctagcaaatttgtaccgggcttcggctgtaagacacagtcacctctatgggccttccggcctcacgggtgtgggctcgctacacccaaatagatctatcactcttgtgtccctcggtcctacaaagaggattaatggcctcgagtgttgtacccacccctcacatgatctaatagtataaccctccctacgctaaccataccatgtaataaaattttgtaatagttgtcgcatgtatttcacccccgaagtataaaactgaaaacagtaaagagaaaagggggacatgaactcacagaagtgcgtatcctgaaacgtcaatctccaactcaatctactgcgtgacgacctacacgtactaattcctattagacggacgaccgtgccttggcttaaggtttaacgtttttgagaaatagttagacaactatttcgtatttgcacttcttaattatttcataagtatattccttcccaaggatgggggtaataatacatgtgtgttttataattccgaaaatatatttttaagtcttacttgaaaaatatattttaattactttgtctaaaatgtttttaatcccaaaatatatatatttttcccaaaaatattatattttatttcataagtttTTCCAATGTACAAATAGGAGTATTTTTCTGagaaatacataagttacatttttaaagttcgcgttgtattacgatacttatataacttaaatatttactTTGTGAGCGCgatggtattattttggagtcgtaatttcacggTGTTTTcatgttatattatttttaccctaaaaataatatatctagttcacaaaaaaAATcacacaatcacacaagcgtcttattataaaatatatattctaaatatatatttaacaagttttatttacgaaaatccacctccggtacttggtattttgtaataaaaatcatggcgaagtttatttttgaaaaacaagttaaaaatatatttgtaaatatttgttagaaaaatatttctaagtgttatatttctagaaacatttcgccagagtttcctctgtaaatggaggtgtccatgcttttagtatatcaatttcttttcaaaaaccaatcaacaatcatcaatcaacaatgTATACAATATTTaatcactaatcttgacaaaataagactaaatcataagctcatgaacttgaaagttttgtaaaaatatgtagtaagtcactaacacatttagtaggttttgttatctttaaaaataagtttagtttattgaaaactttatttttaaagaatatgaagtttaacaacttctagtcaaaatttacaaaaatatttctttatgaaatttccttgttacacaagtgtttacacacttgtttagttactataaatgctctagttcataaaatatccgggttttaacaaaactagtatcttccgcttggttctttcgaaaaaccacttgtagatctttagatccacaagtttacaacttcgttttacaagaaaaattatgtttattcaagttccaagttcatggtggatggtttcatcatctttcatatttctaacactaacatcttactagttcatgttcttgaacatgatctagtatgtctagatgatgatccatcctacttttagtaacaaacaacatcaaataatcataaatacacaagatttacatgatttacacacatatcttctctttatccaccctttaaaacttatgttcaagactttagattaggttcattagtgtttcttaacttttaaccattaaatcaacTATGAACCACcaaaaacaagatcaagatgatgattagaagcacttactactagcacaaggctagggaagaaacaaggcgtaaaagtggtggataaaaggaaactagagtggttcttgaacttccgagaGCACCGAGCTTAGTTGTTGGACTCCTTGCACCTTTGGGTGTATGAGAAATGGTTGATCAAAGCTTGAAGGTGGTGGTAGtagggtgaggtggtggcggccGTAGGTGATGGAGGAGGAAGGAGAGCTTTGTTGGTGGTGAATGTTGATGAAAGAGATTGATTAACTCTTGAACATATTaataaaccaagttcactatTGCCCAACATATAAAGTGCTCCCCATTGTCCAACAATTAGGAATTAAAATATTCAAAAGAAAGCAAGGGGGTGTCCTACCCCTTGCACCCGTcggagtggggggggggggtatagggttggggtGTAATGGTCTAGTTAGGATTTTGTTAGATTCTAATGACATTTAGTTAGGATATtaagtgtgttatgtaatataaggtgtgttagggtgttcggggatcctaactagctcagaaaggtaaaaacaatgtgtttggcaaaaattttaggttccgggtaaagtccggttgttcggttggatattgatccgttaaagtgttaagtaaagctataaagtgtcttttatgttatttttagtgacacattaaattcccaacactttggaaagtgtctaggactattttaccaagtttttgcactttactagtattgttaaaagctgaatttttgtgTTTAGTTCAGAATGTTGtaattaaagcatgttttaggcacttccggtcactataactatcacctagtgacacagttctatgatcctcacctccctacactccctactagtgtagtaatctactcccggctcatactggcctcagaacAATGTCTGTTTTGGTGCTggtaatgtcagcatgtttactgggttatccgctcactgtgctaactgtgcttttgtgcatcaagtttgtcactattgtttgtgtataataaatggagtgacagtaataaagtatgatgcatgagtatgtatgtatcagaaaacagaaagcagtttattcataattgtaatcaagcacagtaattaagcactaattaaatattaattaatgtgtacggatacctggatttgtgaggatTGTCACAATATTCCGTAGGAGTGGACACAGCGTTACATTTTTCCATGTTGAAACACCTCAATAAATTCTCAGCGTATCTTTGTTGAGAAAGATTAACACTTCCCGGATCATATGAAATTTCCTTACCTAGGAAACAATGTAACTTTCCTAGTTCTGTCATAACAAATTCATACTTCATGGGATTCTTAAAGCTTTCAATCTTTTCAAGTGAGTCACTTGCAATAATCAGGTCATACACATATAAGTAAATCAGCAGACAACTAAATTTTCATGTTTGACAAACAGTGTATGTTCAAAGGTGCACTTTGTAAAACCATTATCAATAAAGTATGTATCAATTCTGCTATACCATGTCCTTAGTGCTTGTTTAAGACCTTAAATAGGCTTCTTTAGTCGACTAACTTTGTGTCCATTTCCCTTTGCAACATAAACCTTTTGTAGATCAATGTATACTTGTTTAGTTAACCACACATTCAAGAAAGCAGACTTAACATCCATTTGATGCAAGTGCCAACTCAAATGAGTAGCAAGTGCTAGTACAAGTCGTATGGTTTCTACCCTTATCGCTGGTGCGAAGACGTCTTGATAATCTATCCCATGCTTTTGTTTGTAACCTTTTACAACTAGTCTGGCTTTATACTTGTCAACTTTGCCTTGTTCATCATATTTCGTCTTGTAAATCCATTTCACTCTGATAGGCTTATGAGTCTTTGGAAGATCTACGAGTTCCCATGTATCGTTTTATTACAACGGATTCTATTTCACTATCCATTGATGTAGCGTGTGAAATGGTAACGATCTGCCCCAAACCCCCCAAATTTGTCCCAAACAGGCAGAGAATTTGAAAAGAAAGGATGTTCTTATTGCAAAACTAATAAGTTGTTACACCCCGACGGATCGCGGAAATATCGGAGTGAGTCGAAACATGAatgctcgagacttcataacttGTTAAATGTGGcaataatttaaataacaatattTCATTTCATACTAAATGGAAAATACATTGTCTTGAAAAGGAAAAATACAACATTGCAACTTGAACATAACAAGACCAAGAAGTACACAACATGAAAATTGGGTGTGTTTCTAGTTCTCCCTAACCAATTTCTTTGAATCATCATGGCTAATTTTCTGCAATTTTTCAACACATAATGGTCGGTGAGCATACACGTTTGTTTACATAACATATAATAAAAAGTCTCAAATCCAACATGGAAATTCTACACTAAGTTGAAGCTAGCATACATAACTATAGGTCAAACCCTTGTGTCCACTGAATATTGTGTGAACCTTTGTCACCAGAGTGAACGAGACCTTAAAAGTTGATTGAATACTTAACAAAGACCCAACAAACGGGGGGTGTGCTACTTCTATAGCGCTATACTTGTTAAGGTGGGCTTGCGCAAAGTTAATGACAAATAGTATGCAAGAAAGTTTCCTAGCATGTGCTAATCTAAGCAGAACAAATAAcatgtttggtggattgagtGATTGAATATGATTGATTGTGTGCATTATGAATTTTGATAGAttatacatgttacacccaaaagtgcattaaagcgaaaaagggtcaagtatactcatgGTTTGCTAAAGCTTCCAAACGTGAGTTGATATGAATGGGATAGTTAGAACACCAAAGTTACCCTACAATGGGAAACGAAGGTGTGTGAGTCATAGGAGTTTGATTATGAGTTAGATTCGGAAATTATAACAAGAAAGTATGATGTTGTATGAAAATATAACAAGAAAGTTTGATTATAACTTTCAACCATGAATTGGTTGAAGTTAGGGTTCGGTTTAATAGgtatattacatatatatatatatatatacatatatatatacatatatatatatatatatgttagtaTAGCTAGTCATGTATGGAGGTAGGattaggggtgagcaagtttaggtctggaccgaaaataaccgaaaaccgaaccaaaaatatacccaacccgacccgaacccaagtacctaggtatttagatcggttcaAATTTTTCATCTAAAATAGGgccgggtcgggtcggttctcgtttcttttcatggtgaaacccgacttggacctatAGACCGGAACCGACCCAATATTTAGGGTGGTGAATCGGctttgtattttatgtttgatcggttctcgggtcgggtcgggtaatggtcgggtagggtcgggtttttccttttgctcacccctaggtAGGATGAATTCTATCCATTTAACCTCAATATAtggattcaccaaagcacaaaatcGTCAATTTAATTGATTATTTTGATTGGTCATGAATGTATAATCTCCTAATTCACCAAGACAACCAAGTGAGTAAACTAGACGAGTGCATTCAAACATGGATAATGTTTGCAGACTTTGTGTAGTTTGTTCactttgttttcttgaaaaaattgTTTGGTGACTTAGGATGACATAATAATCCGACTAAGTGGAGGAGGTGGAATCATAGTTAGAAGCCAAAGCTTCCATTGTTCACACATTACCAAAACAACACAAATCTCACAACATTGAAGGTTAAGGACTTTGATGGTTTAAACACTATGTAGGTCACTTGGGACCATTGGGGCAGTAAGTATTTGAGGTTATGTACCTCTAATCTCCTGGAAATCAACCATAACACAAGCCCAACACCATGAGTTTAGTTGGGAACAAGGATTCCATAAGATGAACAAGAAATAAGACAAGTTGTAaaagttttataaaaacaaatattaaacctcactttggacctcaaatgtGGTGATGTACCACCTTGGTGAACAGTAGATAACAACCCTAGATGTTGTCCAAGAGGTTAGAAAGCAACAAGTGTAAAGAAAAGTAGGAGAAAGGTGAGCTAGAACTCACTTTTTCACTTGGATATATTCTGCCCAAAGTGCAAGTTCTTGAGAGGATTAGAGAGATTTGGAAGTGAATTGAGAGTGTGCAAAGGGTTAGGAGAGTGTAGAGGAGGCTTATTTATAAGTGGGAGATTAGGGTTTAGGTTTAAATGGAGTTAGTTGGGTGTTAGGTGGTTAGAAAGTGCAACTAAGACAAAATCCACGAAGCTTCCAACATTCTGCCAGACCTGgaacctttacggaccgtaagggcttCCGGTTACTGTCCATAAGATCCAACCTAAatcaaaagtttcatttttggcCCCTCTACTTGGTTATCTTGATATTTTAAGCAATAAGTTCAATGTAAAACCTAATTTTAGGGTTTTCAAGGTGTACATAAGCATGGTATGAGTATGATGTATGTATAAATAATATTACAAATGCATTATATGTCTCGACTTTGCATATAGACATGTATTTGGGAGATCGATTGTACAACAAATATGTATGATATTAACATGAttgataaaaatatgaaattcTATTAGATCGACATCTCAAATTACAAGGGTTGAAACGAAATACGAATTACAAAATAAATGACAACACAATGGAAATTATGGAATGTTACATAAGTGTTCATCCATATTACTTGACAAGAACATAAATTCAAACGGGCCATAAAAAGACATGGGCAAATCACAAGCCCAAACACAA belongs to Helianthus annuus cultivar XRQ/B chromosome 5, HanXRQr2.0-SUNRISE, whole genome shotgun sequence and includes:
- the LOC110943407 gene encoding uncharacterized protein LOC110943407 codes for the protein MDFVDPEPAVAPEPLAAPDPALEHDPVHDDAPAIALFVDDVPAADAPADAPLLIEDPVVAPFPDPVSVLFDRAPFATHIDPRYADTRNEWIDDDDDYPPFVRPVTPPVASVSAPISAPTDIPLYPPHATDAHRTDLPVTFLQDIPPRRPGEGSSR